In Silvanigrella aquatica, one genomic interval encodes:
- a CDS encoding VirB8/TrbF family protein yields the protein MLFKKKKNIENKNQNEKLLTEFQDTNNPYLHAKWEWNERYGSFIREKEKWQKISFFILIALIISIVGLVAVSLQSKITAFFVKTDQLGKPIVIERVDPTTKLNSSVVAYQLGEFITFVRTVTTDGKLKKYWMQVAQKYCSETASNILQEYWANNPPEKIAQMMNISVSIISIMPIKSTESWQINWTETASKNGLSVGETTWSAIVNIGIIPIKNEQDFIKNPTGLIIKSINWTRTK from the coding sequence ATGTTATTTAAAAAGAAAAAAAATATTGAAAATAAAAATCAAAACGAAAAACTCTTAACAGAATTTCAAGATACAAATAACCCGTATCTTCACGCAAAATGGGAATGGAATGAAAGATATGGTTCATTCATAAGAGAAAAAGAAAAATGGCAAAAAATATCATTTTTTATTTTAATTGCACTTATTATTTCTATTGTAGGCTTAGTAGCAGTATCATTGCAATCAAAAATCACAGCATTTTTTGTAAAAACTGATCAACTGGGTAAACCAATTGTCATTGAGCGTGTTGATCCTACAACAAAATTAAATAGCTCTGTTGTGGCTTATCAGCTTGGTGAATTCATTACATTTGTCAGAACAGTAACAACAGACGGAAAGCTAAAAAAATATTGGATGCAAGTAGCACAAAAATATTGTTCAGAGACTGCATCAAATATTTTGCAAGAATATTGGGCTAATAATCCACCAGAAAAAATAGCACAAATGATGAATATATCTGTTTCAATAATCTCTATCATGCCAATTAAATCGACTGAATCTTGGCAAATAAATTGGACGGAAACAGCTTCTAAAAATGGATTAAGTGTTGGAGAAACGACATGGAGTGCTATTGTAAATATTGGAATAATTCCAATTAAAAATGAACAAGATTTTATTAAAAATCCTACTGGACTAATTATCAAATCAATTAATTGGACAAGGACAAAATAA
- a CDS encoding class I SAM-dependent methyltransferase, with protein MSDCYDSTFLIPTLNKQGWMIDKVVDEYTLEFIDYASKNINYSLEIAAAYGNISLEVLKKGGKIIVNDIEPKHLDVLYSKTPDELKANLKIIPGSCLDDLDIDLESISSVYCSRLFHFFSSEEILKTLKKMNSYLEKKGKLFIVSDSIFHGYNKHHFQNYVRKKSLKEKDPGILRPHEYIFHADPEMQEQMRSNMPNVFNLLDIDLMSSLLVEAGFLTEKAGYFTRRGHYPEESLWNGQEGLGIVAVKNY; from the coding sequence ATGTCTGATTGTTACGACAGTACTTTTTTAATCCCAACTCTAAATAAACAAGGATGGATGATTGATAAAGTTGTTGATGAATATACTTTGGAATTTATAGATTATGCCTCAAAAAATATTAATTACTCATTAGAAATTGCAGCAGCATACGGAAATATATCTTTAGAAGTATTAAAAAAAGGTGGAAAAATCATAGTAAACGATATTGAACCAAAGCATTTAGATGTATTATATAGCAAAACTCCAGATGAATTAAAAGCTAATTTAAAAATTATACCAGGATCATGTTTAGATGATTTAGATATAGATTTAGAAAGTATTTCTAGTGTTTATTGTTCAAGATTATTTCACTTTTTTAGTTCGGAAGAAATTCTTAAAACACTAAAAAAAATGAACTCATATCTTGAAAAAAAAGGTAAGTTATTTATTGTTTCAGATTCAATTTTTCATGGATATAATAAACATCACTTCCAAAATTATGTTAGAAAAAAAAGTTTGAAAGAAAAAGATCCAGGTATTTTAAGACCGCATGAATATATTTTTCATGCCGATCCTGAAATGCAGGAGCAAATGAGAAGTAATATGCCAAATGTATTCAATTTATTAGATATAGATCTGATGTCGAGTTTGCTTGTTGAGGCAGGTTTTTTAACTGAAAAGGCAGGTTATTTTACTAGGAGAGGGCACTATCCTGAAGAAAGTTTGTGGAACGGGCAAGAAGGTTTGGGAATCGTCGCAGTTAAGAATTATTAA
- a CDS encoding acyl-CoA thioesterase, giving the protein MENKSLLNTIQVNIKWTDLDPYNHLNNSKYFDFMTEARAKLFWEYSLSSKTQLILHECNILFKKPYHYPNKIILEQYTNKIDGASFDLKYIFKSPDNNELIHAEAIVKMVTFDPEKNRVCRVPKEIVNILENKNET; this is encoded by the coding sequence ATGGAAAATAAAAGTCTTTTAAATACAATTCAAGTTAATATAAAGTGGACTGATTTAGATCCATACAACCATTTAAATAATTCAAAATATTTTGATTTTATGACTGAAGCTAGGGCAAAACTATTTTGGGAATATTCGTTGAGTTCAAAAACTCAATTGATATTACATGAATGTAATATATTATTTAAAAAGCCTTATCATTATCCCAATAAAATTATTTTAGAACAATATACTAATAAAATTGATGGTGCTAGTTTTGATTTGAAATATATTTTTAAATCACCTGATAATAATGAATTAATACATGCGGAAGCAATTGTAAAGATGGTTACTTTTGATCCAGAAAAAAATAGAGTATGTCGTGTACCAAAGGAAATAGTTAATATTTTAGAGAATAAAAATGAAACATAA
- a CDS encoding RCC1 domain-containing protein has translation MKNYFFVPVSVSFLLASCGANTSGKSNGSSDMDANTSFKQLSAGTNYVCGIALNGNVKCQGENDYGQLGNGSNSNTENSTQVTNLTNVSFLSASLFNTCFVSNGNAYCAGSNRFGQLGNGSTSDSYTPVQVNSISNIVQISTGTNGYTCALTNSGTVYCWGSLADHSDRLSYKDSPNPIQINSQLSFKNISVGATNACAVTNDGDVYCWQNIDNLPNKVTGISNIKTVSTSGLASCALSNSGTTYCWGDNRYGQLGNGSNNNSNSPVQVLNITNFTTIIASGWNSCGITSDNKTFCWGLGESGQLGNGSNNNSSTPVQVNTSESFSQVSGSQYAFFAVNKNGKIFAWGAWKLNGLNPTINTTPVQINF, from the coding sequence ATGAAAAATTATTTTTTTGTTCCCGTTTCCGTCTCTTTTTTATTAGCGAGTTGTGGAGCTAATACAAGCGGAAAAAGTAATGGTAGTTCTGATATGGATGCTAATACTTCTTTTAAGCAATTATCTGCTGGTACTAATTATGTTTGCGGAATTGCATTGAATGGAAATGTAAAGTGCCAAGGTGAAAATGATTATGGCCAACTAGGTAATGGATCAAATTCAAATACTGAAAATTCAACACAAGTTACAAACTTAACAAATGTAAGCTTTTTATCTGCAAGTCTGTTTAACACATGTTTTGTATCAAATGGGAATGCGTACTGTGCTGGTTCTAATCGCTTCGGACAATTAGGTAATGGTTCTACTTCGGATTCATATACACCAGTTCAAGTTAATTCAATTAGTAATATTGTCCAAATTTCTACAGGTACCAATGGATACACATGCGCATTAACTAATTCTGGAACTGTATATTGCTGGGGTTCTTTAGCAGATCATAGCGATCGATTAAGCTACAAAGATTCACCGAATCCAATTCAGATCAATTCTCAACTATCTTTTAAAAATATTTCCGTTGGTGCAACAAACGCATGTGCTGTTACAAATGATGGGGATGTTTATTGCTGGCAAAACATAGATAATTTACCAAATAAAGTTACGGGAATAAGTAATATTAAAACTGTTTCAACAAGTGGATTGGCATCTTGCGCATTAAGTAATTCTGGAACTACATATTGTTGGGGTGATAACCGCTATGGACAATTAGGTAACGGTTCTAATAATAATTCAAATAGTCCTGTTCAAGTTTTAAATATAACTAATTTTACTACAATTATTGCATCTGGTTGGAATTCATGCGGAATTACATCAGATAATAAAACATTTTGTTGGGGTCTTGGAGAATCAGGGCAATTAGGTAATGGTTCTAATAATAATTCAAGTACTCCTGTGCAAGTCAATACATCAGAATCATTTTCTCAAGTTTCTGGTTCTCAATACGCTTTTTTTGCAGTGAATAAAAATGGAAAAATATTTGCTTGGGGAGCATGGAAACTTAATGGTTTAAACCCAACTATAAACACAACACCAGTACAGATTAATTTTTAA
- a CDS encoding TrbI/VirB10 family protein yields MSDNNKNEVIPKVKAVTNKNKIKYLTAFAAIGFLGVTFAANFKSNPKEEDENKPKEKIISQSNIPASNNTNYNNIPDYIDQNNTKKVESNSPNSNNAMPSNENKNKIGDMDVNAINAKQLEAAAISSNTEPERVNQQLKAFAAEKAVEDDEIYLSSRKKAAKSPYQVMTGTFIPAVLETGLNSDLPGYSTAVVRQNVYDSVTGTFLLIPKGTKIFGKYESKIAYGQKRLLLNWNRLIFSDGASISIKGMPGTDKEGYSGFADQVDNHFANLLSGAILMSIIGAGAQLSQPQTSSGITPSQNEVIGQTIAGQAGTQIANITGQVVQKNMNVSPTISIRPGYEFNIIVNKDMILEPISSDN; encoded by the coding sequence ATGTCAGATAATAATAAAAATGAGGTCATTCCCAAAGTTAAGGCAGTTACAAATAAAAATAAAATTAAGTATTTAACTGCTTTTGCTGCTATAGGGTTTTTAGGAGTCACATTTGCGGCAAATTTTAAATCAAATCCAAAAGAGGAAGATGAAAATAAACCAAAAGAAAAAATAATTAGTCAATCAAATATACCAGCTTCCAACAATACAAATTATAACAATATACCAGATTACATAGATCAAAATAATACAAAAAAAGTAGAAAGTAATAGCCCAAATTCAAATAATGCTATGCCTTCTAATGAAAATAAAAATAAAATTGGGGATATGGATGTAAATGCAATAAATGCAAAGCAACTCGAAGCGGCTGCAATTTCATCAAACACAGAACCCGAACGAGTTAACCAACAGTTAAAAGCATTTGCTGCTGAAAAAGCAGTTGAAGACGATGAAATTTATCTAAGTTCAAGAAAAAAAGCTGCAAAATCTCCATATCAGGTCATGACGGGTACATTTATACCAGCAGTTTTAGAAACAGGACTTAACAGCGACTTGCCAGGATATTCTACAGCGGTAGTAAGACAAAACGTTTATGACTCTGTGACGGGAACATTTTTATTAATTCCAAAAGGAACAAAAATTTTTGGAAAGTATGAATCCAAAATTGCTTATGGACAAAAACGTCTACTTTTAAACTGGAATAGATTAATTTTTTCAGATGGCGCAAGTATTTCTATTAAAGGAATGCCTGGAACAGATAAAGAGGGATATTCAGGATTTGCAGATCAGGTTGATAATCACTTTGCAAATTTATTATCTGGCGCAATTTTGATGTCAATAATTGGAGCAGGTGCGCAGCTTTCACAACCTCAAACATCATCAGGCATTACACCATCGCAAAATGAAGTCATTGGACAAACTATAGCAGGACAAGCAGGAACACAAATTGCAAATATTACTGGGCAAGTTGTTCAAAAAAATATGAATGTTTCTCCAACAATTTCTATACGTCCTGGATACGAATTTAACATCATAGTAAATAAAGACATGATTTTAGAACCAATTAGTTCAGATAATTAA
- the traF gene encoding conjugative transfer signal peptidase TraF produces the protein MIKYISILFLIITVVLSSYLLNISIGFNISNSMTKGFYFMPGNFSKEINRNDIITFCPEEKFFELFSYRGYISKNITGKCYNKYPPFIKRVVAITGDKIEIKNDDVYLNENLVKNSNIYNVDKNGYKLPRLNNGFKKILEMNELFVFADGVNRSLDSRYIGIINKKNIISKAYLILEVK, from the coding sequence ATGATTAAATACATCAGCATTTTATTTCTAATTATTACAGTGGTTTTAAGTTCTTACTTATTAAATATAAGTATAGGTTTTAATATAAGCAACAGTATGACAAAAGGGTTTTATTTTATGCCTGGAAATTTTTCTAAAGAAATCAATAGAAATGATATTATAACATTTTGTCCAGAAGAAAAATTTTTTGAACTTTTCTCTTATAGAGGGTATATTTCAAAAAATATTACTGGGAAATGCTATAATAAATACCCTCCATTCATAAAAAGAGTTGTTGCAATCACTGGAGATAAAATTGAAATTAAAAATGATGATGTTTATTTAAATGAAAATTTAGTTAAAAATTCAAATATATATAATGTTGATAAAAATGGTTATAAACTTCCAAGATTGAATAATGGTTTTAAAAAAATCTTAGAAATGAATGAATTATTTGTTTTTGCAGATGGTGTAAATAGGTCTTTAGATTCTCGTTATATAGGAATAATTAATAAAAAAAATATTATTAGTAAAGCATATTTAATTTTAGAGGTAAAATAA
- a CDS encoding TrbG/VirB9 family P-type conjugative transfer protein, protein MKNLLIISAMAFYFTAYGQEKSDQLKPYLEKIEKEEKEKQIQQMIQQEKALQVIKNGDVKVPSINVKKVSENSEEEGNHKQNKKTKTGKIDSEEEYENEYLNNVDNYRKIQKAKPFIKNGVVYFVYGVGTPLVICSPKFVCDVQFDPGESITNIQIGDATRWIINVKNTDGQTNSHVFLKPIVEKITTNLIISTDKRQYIINLKSDKKKYFNKVAFYYQDKETKLSTVFTDIPSKSKYNYYIRGDKTSWTPVEIRTDGRKTFIQLPEKFFNSPDFPTVYSLDSDGAESQVNKRIYKNWIIIDVMLDRGELKSGVGNAQNKVIFTRKGTFGLISKMFTDN, encoded by the coding sequence ATGAAAAATTTATTGATTATTTCAGCAATGGCATTTTATTTTACGGCTTACGGTCAAGAAAAATCAGATCAATTAAAGCCTTATTTAGAAAAGATTGAAAAAGAAGAAAAAGAAAAACAAATTCAGCAAATGATCCAACAGGAAAAAGCTTTACAAGTAATAAAAAATGGAGATGTTAAAGTTCCATCAATAAACGTAAAAAAAGTTTCTGAAAATAGCGAAGAAGAGGGAAATCATAAACAAAACAAAAAAACAAAAACAGGAAAAATTGATTCAGAAGAAGAATATGAGAATGAATATTTAAATAACGTAGATAATTATAGGAAAATACAAAAAGCAAAACCTTTTATTAAAAATGGAGTAGTATATTTTGTTTACGGAGTAGGAACACCGCTAGTTATTTGTTCGCCAAAATTTGTGTGTGACGTGCAGTTTGACCCTGGCGAAAGTATTACAAATATACAAATTGGTGATGCTACTAGATGGATTATTAATGTTAAAAATACTGATGGACAAACAAATTCACATGTTTTTTTAAAACCAATTGTAGAAAAAATAACTACAAACTTGATTATTTCAACTGATAAAAGACAGTATATAATTAATTTAAAAAGCGATAAGAAAAAATATTTTAATAAAGTTGCATTTTATTATCAAGATAAAGAAACAAAATTATCTACTGTATTCACAGATATACCAAGTAAATCAAAATATAATTATTATATCAGAGGCGATAAAACGAGTTGGACACCTGTTGAAATTAGAACTGATGGAAGAAAAACTTTTATACAATTACCTGAAAAATTCTTTAATTCTCCAGATTTTCCAACAGTTTATTCTCTTGATTCTGATGGAGCTGAAAGTCAAGTGAATAAAAGAATATATAAAAATTGGATAATTATTGATGTCATGCTGGATCGTGGTGAGCTTAAAAGCGGTGTAGGAAATGCTCAAAATAAGGTTATTTTTACAAGAAAAGGCACGTTTGGTCTAATTTCAAAAATGTTTACAGATAATTAA
- the trbL gene encoding P-type conjugative transfer protein TrbL, with product MKVINFIKIFEFFGKHKLKIILISILFFSRNSFAQDTSEDLFNVLDSIEKIFYEASSSWLLNAETYAKQFLITLAVIDIIVIGMKHVLKVDSIQDVFSGIILKTFVIGGILTVLQLLPMLTDPNRGFLKGFEILGSRITGVNKLSPTGVVDTGLEVVNIFIQHMKNAPITAFFQAGIYLIAVAVIIYCFLTVAVELLTTKIEAYILMFGGCFFLCLGGSKYTKKYSDGYLTYCLTTAIKLFIAYLIVAVGVGIGEIVAERLGKDPIAQGDYQAVIITVVIFVMYAAIAKKISAIANGFLSGMTSTSSGDHFATGGAALATTAAIATGGKTAAPGSINGIMGGIGSGLGKMAGNALLKGAGHAHAAKNSMSSNMAHNMANGSPIETAAPKAAAQTMSSAAKNIGSSIKNSISGKASNLYNNHKSNVDSSPFSEQKMPPPPSSKKN from the coding sequence ATGAAAGTTATTAATTTTATAAAAATATTTGAATTTTTTGGAAAACACAAGTTAAAAATTATTTTAATATCAATTTTATTCTTTTCTCGTAATTCATTTGCCCAAGATACATCTGAAGACTTATTTAATGTTTTAGATAGTATTGAGAAAATATTTTATGAAGCATCAAGTAGTTGGTTATTAAATGCTGAAACTTATGCAAAACAATTTTTAATTACTCTAGCAGTAATTGATATCATTGTTATTGGTATGAAACATGTTTTAAAAGTGGATTCAATTCAAGATGTTTTTAGTGGCATTATTTTAAAGACTTTTGTTATTGGTGGGATTTTAACGGTATTACAATTGCTTCCCATGCTCACAGATCCAAATAGGGGATTTTTAAAAGGTTTTGAAATCCTTGGTTCACGTATTACAGGCGTAAATAAGCTCAGTCCAACAGGTGTAGTTGATACTGGATTAGAAGTTGTAAATATATTTATCCAACATATGAAAAATGCTCCTATTACCGCATTTTTTCAAGCAGGAATTTATTTAATTGCTGTTGCTGTAATTATTTACTGCTTTTTAACTGTGGCCGTTGAACTTTTAACTACAAAAATTGAAGCTTACATTTTAATGTTTGGTGGGTGTTTTTTTCTTTGCTTGGGTGGCTCTAAATACACAAAAAAATATTCTGATGGTTATTTAACATATTGTCTCACTACGGCAATTAAACTTTTCATTGCTTATTTAATTGTAGCAGTAGGTGTTGGGATTGGTGAAATTGTTGCAGAACGTTTAGGAAAAGATCCTATTGCTCAAGGTGATTATCAGGCGGTCATCATTACAGTAGTAATTTTTGTAATGTATGCAGCTATTGCAAAAAAGATTTCAGCAATTGCAAATGGATTTTTATCGGGAATGACTTCAACTTCAAGCGGAGATCATTTTGCGACAGGCGGAGCCGCTTTAGCAACAACTGCTGCAATTGCAACAGGAGGCAAAACAGCAGCTCCAGGAAGTATAAACGGAATCATGGGCGGAATAGGTTCTGGCCTTGGAAAAATGGCTGGCAATGCGCTTTTGAAAGGTGCTGGTCATGCGCATGCAGCAAAAAACTCTATGAGTTCTAACATGGCGCATAATATGGCCAACGGCTCACCAATTGAGACAGCAGCACCAAAGGCAGCAGCGCAAACCATGTCTTCTGCTGCTAAAAATATTGGTTCATCAATTAAAAATTCAATTAGCGGAAAAGCATCAAATCTTTACAATAATCACAAATCAAATGTGGATTCCTCTCCATTTTCTGAACAAAAAATGCCTCCACCACCATCAAGTAAGAAAAATTAG